The proteins below are encoded in one region of Ornithinimicrobium avium:
- a CDS encoding GNAT family N-acetyltransferase, translating into MTNVAVVHHPAESRFIAMSGEDEVGRLDYTLNGGTVDLHHTEVDTAMRHQGIAGRLAEEALREIRAQKLHVRPSCPFVRAYIDRNEEHQSLLEPSLVPEDEGP; encoded by the coding sequence ATGACCAACGTCGCAGTCGTGCACCACCCTGCCGAGTCCCGCTTCATCGCGATGAGCGGCGAGGACGAGGTCGGCCGCCTGGACTACACGCTCAACGGTGGCACCGTCGACCTGCACCACACCGAGGTCGACACCGCCATGCGCCACCAGGGGATCGCCGGCCGGCTCGCCGAGGAGGCGCTGCGCGAGATCCGCGCGCAGAAGCTCCACGTGCGTCCCAGCTGCCCCTTCGTGCGCGCCTACATCGACCGGAACGAGGAGCACCAGTCGCTGCTGGAGCCCTCGCTGGTCCCCGAGGACGAGGGCCCGTGA
- a CDS encoding CPBP family intramembrane glutamic endopeptidase: protein MTAQPARRTLLVETVLVLGVSLGASAVWSVLSLIRKLTYEAPLAAQTTSMNTSVTPDRPWLDLAYKLAGIVIALVPVLLALHLLARDSRHPGGPRHAMGFDLRRPVRDLLLGLGLAAVIGLPGLGLYLLARELGLNTTVAAANLADVWWAVPVLVLAAAQNAVLEEVIMVGYLFSRWAQAGWGTWTVVLTSALIRGSYHLYQGFGGFIGNVAMGLLLGWVYTRTRRVMPLVVAHTTLDVVAFVGYAVLAPRVDWL from the coding sequence GTGACCGCCCAGCCCGCCCGCCGCACGCTCCTGGTCGAGACGGTCCTGGTCCTGGGCGTCTCGCTGGGCGCCTCGGCCGTCTGGTCGGTCCTCTCGCTGATCCGCAAGCTCACCTACGAGGCGCCGCTGGCCGCGCAGACGACCAGCATGAACACCAGCGTCACCCCCGACCGTCCCTGGCTGGACCTGGCCTACAAGCTGGCCGGGATCGTCATCGCGCTGGTCCCGGTGCTCCTCGCGCTGCACCTGCTGGCCCGCGACTCCCGCCACCCGGGGGGGCCGCGGCACGCGATGGGGTTCGACCTGCGCCGACCGGTGCGCGACCTGCTGCTCGGGCTCGGCCTGGCCGCGGTGATCGGCCTGCCGGGGCTGGGCCTCTACCTGCTCGCCCGTGAGCTCGGCCTCAACACCACCGTGGCGGCCGCCAACCTGGCCGACGTGTGGTGGGCGGTGCCGGTGCTGGTCCTCGCCGCCGCCCAGAACGCGGTGCTCGAGGAGGTGATCATGGTCGGCTACCTCTTCAGCCGCTGGGCCCAGGCCGGCTGGGGCACCTGGACCGTCGTCCTCACCTCGGCGCTGATCCGCGGCAGCTACCACCTCTACCAGGGCTTCGGCGGGTTCATCGGCAACGTGGCGATGGGGCTGCTGCTGGGCTGGGTCTACACGCGCACGCGGCGGGTGATGCCGCTGGTCGTCGCGCACACCACCCTCGACGTGGTCGCCTTCGTCGGGTATGCCGTGCTCGCCCCCCGCGTCGACTGGCTCTAG
- a CDS encoding phosphotransferase enzyme family protein, giving the protein MSLADPGLALVLDPGRLAELVGREVRATYVRPKLGVSTTAALTNPDGTPWGWVRTLTGGAAAKAGKARRSAEEAGLGRVVGEADLPGRDTLVQWGPVVSDPRLVGIAAALDPAPGDVLRHNPLRRLVVRDGDRVVRVTSAAHRSRLAHVTDDLAAAGVPVLTCTAAPDGRPAGRRVSWWPWVEGTDAASLPDGAEDVLHEAGRGLGRLHCVDPARVRGLVVRGWAEALAAARSSVELLEEVASGAAGGARRVLDRLPADVPADGLVVCHGDLSPDQLLVSAGSGEVVLTDLDRAVAAPAVLDHASLVAVDLLDGRATLGPLAQGYAGTAGTRPSAPGPWVAAALLGRIAEPWRHQVPGWPGETVRRALLAARVLPVEDVWALREPLLEVAR; this is encoded by the coding sequence ATGAGCCTGGCCGACCCGGGACTGGCGCTGGTCCTCGACCCGGGACGGCTGGCCGAGCTCGTCGGCCGGGAGGTGCGGGCGACCTACGTGCGGCCCAAGCTCGGCGTCTCCACCACCGCCGCCCTCACGAACCCCGACGGCACGCCGTGGGGCTGGGTCCGCACCCTCACCGGCGGGGCGGCCGCCAAGGCGGGGAAGGCCCGGCGGTCCGCCGAGGAGGCCGGTCTGGGGCGGGTCGTCGGCGAGGCGGACCTGCCCGGCCGTGACACGCTCGTCCAGTGGGGGCCCGTCGTCAGCGACCCGCGCCTGGTGGGGATCGCCGCGGCCCTGGACCCCGCGCCGGGGGACGTGCTGCGGCACAACCCGCTGCGTCGCCTCGTCGTCCGCGACGGTGACCGGGTCGTGCGGGTCACCTCCGCCGCCCACCGCTCCCGGCTCGCGCACGTCACCGACGACCTGGCCGCCGCGGGCGTCCCGGTCCTGACGTGCACCGCCGCGCCCGACGGCCGTCCGGCCGGGCGCCGGGTGAGCTGGTGGCCGTGGGTCGAGGGGACGGACGCCGCCTCGCTGCCGGACGGCGCCGAGGACGTGCTGCACGAGGCGGGCCGGGGCCTCGGGCGGCTGCACTGCGTCGACCCCGCGCGCGTCCGCGGGCTGGTGGTACGCGGCTGGGCGGAGGCGCTGGCGGCCGCGCGCTCCTCGGTCGAGCTGCTCGAGGAGGTGGCCTCGGGCGCTGCAGGCGGGGCGCGCCGGGTGCTGGACCGGCTGCCCGCCGACGTCCCGGCAGATGGGCTCGTGGTCTGCCACGGCGACCTCTCCCCGGACCAGCTGCTCGTGAGCGCCGGCTCCGGCGAGGTCGTCCTGACCGACCTGGACCGGGCCGTCGCGGCTCCCGCGGTGCTCGACCACGCCTCCCTCGTCGCGGTCGACCTGCTCGACGGCCGAGCCACCCTCGGCCCCCTCGCCCAGGGGTATGCCGGGACGGCCGGCACCCGCCCCAGCGCCCCCGGGCCCTGGGTCGCCGCGGCCCTGCTGGGGCGGATCGCCGAGCCGTGGCGCCACCAGGTGCCCGGGTGGCCGGGGGAGACCGTGCGGCGGGCGCTGCTCGCCGCACGGGTGCTGCCGGTGGAGGACGTCTGGGCCTTGCGGGAGCCGCTGCTGGAGGTGGCCCGGTGA
- a CDS encoding ABC transporter ATP-binding protein, whose protein sequence is MAPSTRLRTSALRRTLALVGPHLAGQRLLLIGGVGLLLLEVAFRVLEPWPTKLVVDAVTRSLGADLPGAGPTASVQLLVALALATISIIGMRAACNFGATVLFALGGSRVATVLRARVFEHVQTLSRGYHGSSRSGDLVQRLVTDVGRLQDVAITAGMPLLANVVTLVAMLGVLTWIDPVMALVALLAVLVFATFSRRSTPAITSAARRTRRSEGDLASIAQETLGGMTHVQAYGMEADRARHFGGSNQKSLKDGVRAKRLAAGLERRTDVLVGISTAAVLFLGGTRVLQGAMTPGDLVIVLTYLKTAMKPLRDLAKYTGRIARATASGERVADLLDVRPEIVSPPEPVEPWAVSGELSLSAVDLAYEPGVPVLSGLDLTVRPGEHLAVVGPSGSGKSTVAALVLRLLDPDAGSVRLDGVDLREVDLAWLRSQVALVQQEAVLLSGTVEDNIRQGRPDATDREVQEAARRARVREFTDYLPDGLQTPVTERGSNLSGGQRQRISLARAFLRDAPVLVLDEPTTGLDPDNVVLVTEAIADLARSRTCLVITHDAATARRAERVVVVEDGRVTWEGDPLDAPLERVLDESGAPVAAPVAAGSAS, encoded by the coding sequence GTGGCACCGTCCACCCGACTGCGCACCTCCGCCCTGCGGCGGACCCTGGCCCTGGTCGGCCCCCACCTGGCCGGGCAGCGGCTGCTGCTCATCGGCGGCGTCGGCCTGCTGCTGCTCGAGGTGGCCTTCCGCGTGCTCGAGCCGTGGCCCACCAAGCTCGTCGTCGACGCGGTCACCCGCAGCCTGGGCGCCGACCTTCCCGGTGCCGGCCCGACGGCCAGCGTGCAGCTGCTCGTCGCGCTCGCGCTGGCGACCATCTCGATCATCGGCATGCGGGCGGCGTGCAACTTCGGCGCGACCGTGCTCTTCGCGCTCGGTGGCTCACGGGTGGCCACGGTGCTGCGCGCGCGGGTGTTCGAGCACGTGCAGACGCTGTCGCGGGGCTACCACGGCAGCTCGCGCTCCGGCGACCTCGTCCAGCGCCTGGTGACCGACGTCGGCCGGCTGCAGGACGTGGCGATCACCGCCGGCATGCCGCTGCTCGCCAACGTCGTCACGCTCGTGGCGATGCTCGGGGTGCTCACCTGGATCGACCCGGTGATGGCGCTCGTCGCGCTGCTCGCGGTCCTGGTGTTCGCGACCTTCTCGCGCCGCTCGACCCCGGCGATCACCAGTGCCGCCCGCAGGACCCGGCGCAGCGAGGGCGACCTGGCCAGCATCGCCCAGGAGACCCTCGGCGGGATGACGCACGTGCAGGCCTACGGGATGGAGGCCGACCGGGCCCGCCACTTCGGCGGGTCCAACCAGAAGTCCCTCAAGGACGGGGTGAGGGCCAAGCGCCTCGCGGCCGGCCTGGAGCGGCGCACCGACGTGCTCGTCGGGATCTCCACCGCGGCCGTCCTCTTCCTCGGCGGCACCCGAGTGCTGCAGGGCGCGATGACGCCGGGGGACCTGGTCATCGTCCTGACCTACCTCAAGACCGCGATGAAGCCGCTGCGCGACCTGGCCAAGTACACCGGCCGCATCGCCCGCGCCACCGCCTCCGGCGAGCGCGTCGCCGACCTGCTCGACGTGCGGCCCGAGATCGTCTCCCCCCCGGAGCCGGTCGAGCCGTGGGCCGTGAGCGGCGAGCTGTCGCTGTCGGCCGTGGACCTGGCCTACGAGCCAGGCGTGCCGGTGCTGTCCGGGCTGGACCTGACCGTGCGCCCCGGCGAGCACCTGGCTGTCGTCGGTCCCTCCGGCTCCGGCAAGTCGACCGTCGCCGCGCTCGTGCTGCGCCTGCTCGACCCCGACGCCGGGTCGGTGCGTCTGGACGGCGTCGACCTGCGCGAGGTCGACCTCGCCTGGCTGCGCTCCCAGGTCGCGCTCGTCCAGCAGGAGGCCGTGCTCCTCAGCGGGACGGTCGAGGACAACATCCGCCAGGGCCGCCCCGACGCGACGGACCGCGAGGTGCAGGAGGCGGCGCGGCGCGCGCGGGTGAGGGAGTTCACGGACTACCTGCCCGACGGGCTCCAGACACCGGTGACCGAGCGCGGCAGCAACCTCTCCGGCGGCCAGCGGCAGCGGATCTCCCTGGCCCGGGCGTTCCTGCGAGACGCGCCGGTCCTCGTGCTCGACGAGCCGACGACCGGGCTGGACCCCGACAACGTCGTCCTCGTCACCGAAGCGATCGCCGACCTGGCCCGCAGCCGCACCTGCCTCGTCATCACCCACGACGCCGCCACCGCGCGGCGCGCCGAGCGGGTGGTCGTCGTCGAGGACGGCCGCGTGACCTGGGAGGGCGACCCGCTCGACGCGCCGCTGGAGCGGGTGCTCGACGAGTCGGGTGCGCCGGTCGCGGCGCCGGTCGCCGCGGGGAGCGCGTCATGA
- a CDS encoding glycosyltransferase family 4 protein: MNRVAYVCADPGIPVFGTKGASVHVQELVRAWHARGAEVEVFAVRRGEEVPADLADLPVHVVEVTNGSGPAAREVAQREAAAELARLVTAWGPDVVHERYSLFSTVLPQVRAAHPVTAVLEVNAPLIDEQRDHRVLVDEAGAGQALAAQLAAADVVACVSEPVADWVRGRLDAAEDRRAGMPCHGGSPADHRVTAEVHGGAEHAAPAVVVTPNGVNTDRIRPVSPETGTLGGPVVVFVGTLKPWHGVEDLVRAAALAQVPWRLRLVGDGPQRAGLEELAGDLGVDLELVGALAPEQVPAALEGALVAVAPYPDFGDHYFSPLKVYEYGAAALPVVASRLGQIPEVVRDGVTGLLVPPSDPAALAAAVDRLAADPATARTMGAAARALMEQHHSWGRVLEATLAPVPAPVA; the protein is encoded by the coding sequence GTGAACCGCGTCGCCTACGTCTGCGCCGACCCCGGCATCCCGGTCTTCGGGACCAAGGGGGCCAGCGTCCACGTCCAGGAGCTGGTGCGTGCCTGGCACGCCCGCGGCGCCGAGGTCGAGGTCTTCGCGGTCCGGCGCGGCGAGGAGGTCCCCGCCGACCTGGCCGACCTGCCGGTGCACGTCGTGGAGGTGACCAACGGTTCGGGCCCCGCGGCCCGCGAGGTTGCCCAGCGCGAGGCCGCCGCCGAGCTGGCCCGGCTGGTGACCGCGTGGGGCCCGGACGTCGTGCACGAGCGCTACTCCCTCTTCTCCACCGTGCTGCCGCAGGTGCGCGCGGCGCACCCGGTCACCGCGGTGCTGGAGGTCAACGCCCCGCTCATCGACGAGCAGCGCGACCACCGCGTGCTCGTCGACGAGGCCGGCGCCGGGCAGGCGCTCGCCGCCCAGCTGGCCGCCGCCGACGTCGTCGCCTGCGTCTCCGAGCCGGTCGCGGACTGGGTGCGCGGCCGGCTCGACGCCGCCGAGGACCGTCGTGCAGGAATGCCGTGTCACGGTGGTTCGCCCGCCGACCACCGTGTCACGGCAGAAGTGCACGGTGGTGCGGAGCACGCAGCGCCCGCCGTCGTCGTCACCCCCAACGGCGTCAACACCGACCGGATCCGCCCGGTCAGCCCCGAGACCGGCACCCTCGGCGGCCCCGTCGTCGTCTTCGTCGGCACGCTCAAGCCCTGGCACGGCGTCGAGGACCTGGTCCGCGCCGCCGCCCTCGCCCAGGTGCCGTGGCGGCTGCGGCTCGTCGGCGACGGCCCGCAGCGGGCCGGCCTGGAGGAGCTGGCCGGCGATCTCGGCGTCGACCTGGAGCTGGTCGGCGCACTCGCGCCCGAGCAGGTCCCCGCCGCCCTCGAGGGCGCGCTCGTCGCGGTCGCGCCCTACCCGGACTTCGGCGACCACTACTTCAGCCCGCTCAAGGTCTACGAGTACGGCGCCGCCGCCCTGCCCGTCGTCGCCTCCCGCCTCGGGCAGATCCCCGAGGTCGTCCGCGACGGCGTCACCGGCCTGCTCGTCCCGCCCTCCGACCCGGCCGCGCTCGCCGCCGCCGTCGACCGGCTGGCCGCCGACCCGGCCACGGCGCGCACCATGGGCGCCGCCGCGCGCGCCCTGATGGAGCAGCACCACTCCTGGGGCCGCGTCCTGGAGGCCACCCTGGCCCCCGTGCCGGCACCCGTCGCCTAG
- a CDS encoding glycosyltransferase yields the protein MPSPSEPARTAYLVKVYPRFSETFVVTEILAREAAGEELAIYALRPTSDTRFHPQLAQVQAPVTHLPRPHRLSVEWDVFARAQEQLPRFGARLGELMPLLVRMDASDVAQAVDVATRLRRDGITHVHAHFASLAARTAMVASALTGIPYTVTTHAKDLFHEDVDLVLLREVLARAHNVIAISDFNRRFLIDLEPALADTVRLVRNGLDLPRFAYRDPAPARTPLRVLAVGRLVQKKGFAHLLRSLALLRSEGMGCSLRLVGDGELAAPLAALVDELGLGGSVELLGARSQAELVEELDRADVLAAPCVVGADGNADGLPTVILEAMASGLPVVATDVTGIPEAVTPGTGILLSHEVEGLEERLAGALLTVADPTWPRVEVARAARTLVEREFDTVRQSRMLAELEGAARGGVLAEVAR from the coding sequence ATGCCGTCGCCGTCTGAGCCCGCGCGCACCGCCTACCTCGTCAAGGTCTACCCCCGCTTCTCGGAGACCTTCGTGGTGACCGAGATCCTCGCCCGCGAGGCGGCGGGGGAGGAGCTGGCGATCTACGCACTGCGCCCCACGAGCGACACCCGCTTCCACCCCCAGCTCGCGCAGGTCCAGGCGCCGGTGACGCACCTGCCCCGGCCGCACCGGCTGTCGGTGGAGTGGGACGTCTTCGCCCGCGCGCAGGAGCAGCTGCCCCGCTTCGGGGCCCGGCTCGGCGAGCTCATGCCGCTGCTCGTGCGGATGGACGCCTCCGACGTCGCCCAGGCCGTCGACGTGGCGACGCGGCTGCGGCGCGACGGCATCACCCATGTGCACGCGCACTTCGCCTCCCTCGCCGCCCGCACCGCGATGGTCGCCTCGGCGCTGACCGGCATCCCCTACACCGTCACCACGCACGCCAAGGACCTCTTCCACGAGGACGTCGACCTGGTCCTGCTGCGCGAGGTGCTCGCCCGCGCGCACAACGTCATCGCGATCAGCGACTTCAACCGGCGCTTCCTGATCGACCTCGAGCCCGCCCTGGCGGACACCGTCCGGCTGGTGCGCAACGGGCTGGACCTGCCGCGCTTCGCCTACCGCGACCCCGCGCCTGCGCGCACCCCGCTGCGGGTGCTCGCGGTCGGCCGCCTGGTCCAGAAGAAGGGCTTCGCCCACCTCCTGCGCTCCCTCGCGCTGCTCCGCTCCGAGGGTATGGGGTGCAGCCTCCGCCTCGTCGGCGACGGCGAGCTGGCCGCGCCGCTCGCCGCGCTCGTGGACGAGCTGGGCCTGGGCGGCAGCGTCGAGCTGCTCGGTGCCCGCAGCCAGGCCGAGCTGGTCGAGGAGCTGGACCGGGCCGACGTGCTCGCCGCACCCTGCGTGGTGGGCGCCGACGGCAACGCCGACGGTCTGCCCACCGTCATCCTCGAGGCGATGGCCAGCGGCCTGCCCGTGGTCGCCACCGACGTCACCGGCATCCCCGAGGCCGTCACGCCCGGCACCGGCATCCTGCTCTCCCACGAGGTCGAGGGCCTGGAGGAGCGGCTCGCCGGGGCGCTGCTCACGGTGGCCGACCCGACCTGGCCCCGCGTCGAGGTCGCGCGCGCCGCGCGCACCCTGGTCGAGCGCGAGTTCGACACGGTCCGGCAGAGCAGGATGCTCGCCGAGCTGGAGGGCGCGGCCCGCGGCGGCGTGCTCGCGGAGGTGGCCCGGTGA
- a CDS encoding glycosyltransferase family protein, protein MAPTTTHASEPLRVVFYSHDSQGLGHFRRNRALAHSLSRRLPVLLGRPVTGLLINGVAGTSASSVPEGFDVVTLPAVGKSGRSYGPRSLSVGLAAVTSLRGSIVHATLSSFAPDLVVVDRHALGVGGELAPALADLRADRPGARVVLGLREVLDAPQTVAAEWDRTPPEVVRELFDEIWVYGDPRVHDLRRTGELPAALHDLVRYQGYLAHGRAEDPPGVDPDRPYLLTTAGGGSDGTALCLAAAAAPLPTGHSHLVVTGPQMSDADHRRVERAAGPRTRVVRSVPDAAGLIRRAAATVSMAGYNTVTESLATTVPALLVPREWPRREQLIRSHGLAAAGATDLLRQGDLSSRALGAWFAARAGDRIDRRHLDLNGLAAVARAAADLTAHPSVPHQEQHHAVAV, encoded by the coding sequence ATGGCCCCGACCACGACACACGCGAGCGAACCCCTGCGCGTCGTGTTCTACTCCCACGACAGCCAGGGCCTGGGGCACTTCCGCCGCAACCGGGCCCTGGCGCACTCGCTGTCCCGCCGCCTGCCGGTGCTGCTCGGCCGGCCGGTCACCGGCCTGCTGATCAACGGTGTCGCCGGGACCAGCGCGTCCTCGGTGCCGGAGGGCTTCGACGTCGTGACGCTGCCGGCGGTCGGCAAGTCCGGCCGCAGCTACGGCCCCCGCAGCCTGAGCGTCGGCCTGGCGGCGGTCACCTCGCTGCGCGGCTCGATCGTGCACGCCACCCTCTCCTCCTTCGCCCCGGACCTCGTCGTCGTCGACCGGCACGCGCTGGGCGTCGGCGGCGAGCTGGCCCCGGCGCTGGCCGACCTGCGCGCCGACCGGCCCGGCGCCCGCGTCGTGCTCGGCCTGCGCGAGGTCCTCGACGCCCCGCAGACCGTCGCCGCGGAGTGGGACCGCACCCCGCCGGAGGTCGTCCGCGAGCTGTTCGACGAGATCTGGGTCTACGGCGACCCCCGCGTGCACGACCTGCGCCGCACCGGCGAGCTGCCCGCCGCGCTGCACGACCTGGTCCGCTACCAGGGCTATCTCGCCCACGGCCGCGCCGAGGACCCGCCCGGCGTCGACCCCGACCGCCCCTACCTGCTCACCACCGCCGGCGGCGGCTCCGACGGGACCGCGCTGTGCCTCGCCGCGGCCGCGGCGCCGCTCCCGACGGGTCACAGCCACCTCGTCGTCACCGGCCCTCAGATGAGCGACGCGGACCACCGCCGGGTCGAGCGCGCCGCCGGCCCCCGGACCCGGGTCGTCCGCTCCGTCCCCGACGCCGCCGGCCTCATCCGCCGTGCCGCCGCGACCGTCTCGATGGCCGGCTACAACACGGTGACCGAGAGCCTGGCCACCACGGTCCCCGCCCTGCTCGTCCCGCGCGAGTGGCCCCGCCGGGAGCAGCTCATCCGCTCCCACGGCCTGGCCGCCGCGGGCGCCACCGACCTGCTGCGCCAGGGCGACCTGTCGTCCCGGGCCCTCGGCGCGTGGTTCGCCGCCCGCGCCGGCGACCGGATCGACCGCCGCCACCTCGACCTCAACGGCCTGGCCGCCGTCGCCCGCGCGGCCGCCGACCTCACCGCACACCCGTCCGTCCCCCACCAGGAGCAGCACCATGCCGTCGCCGTCTGA
- a CDS encoding response regulator transcription factor, which translates to MHHILVVEDEEGIARVIDRGLRGAGYRTTVVGDGLAALEAVAEADVDLVVLDVGLPRMDGLTVLRMLRTMEDPVPVIMCTARDSLEDTVTGLESGADDYLAKPFRVEELLARVRARLRRPSGGGGTEAQQVSAGGVTLDLVAHTAVVEGEPVELSAREFTLARELMEHAGQVLSRQQLLDRVWGYEVTGASNVVDVYVRYLRTKLGVARITTVRGVGYRFEG; encoded by the coding sequence ATGCACCACATCCTGGTCGTCGAGGACGAAGAGGGCATCGCCCGCGTCATCGACCGCGGCCTGCGGGGAGCGGGCTACCGCACGACGGTCGTCGGCGACGGCCTGGCCGCGCTCGAGGCGGTCGCCGAGGCCGACGTCGACCTCGTCGTGCTCGACGTGGGCCTGCCCCGGATGGACGGCCTCACCGTGCTGAGGATGCTGCGCACCATGGAGGACCCGGTGCCGGTCATCATGTGCACCGCCCGCGACTCCCTCGAGGACACCGTGACCGGGCTGGAGAGCGGCGCCGACGACTACCTGGCCAAGCCGTTCCGTGTCGAGGAGCTGCTCGCCAGGGTCCGCGCCCGCCTGCGCCGCCCCTCCGGAGGCGGCGGCACCGAAGCCCAGCAGGTCTCGGCCGGCGGGGTCACCCTCGACCTCGTCGCGCACACCGCCGTCGTCGAGGGTGAGCCGGTCGAGCTGTCCGCCCGGGAGTTCACCCTCGCCCGCGAGCTGATGGAGCACGCCGGGCAGGTGCTCAGCCGCCAGCAGCTGCTCGACCGGGTCTGGGGCTACGAGGTGACCGGCGCCTCCAACGTCGTCGACGTCTACGTCCGCTACCTGCGCACCAAGCTCGGCGTCGCGCGGATCACCACCGTCCGGGGGGTCGGCTACCGCTTCGAGGGCTGA
- the nhaA gene encoding Na+/H+ antiporter NhaA: MSSTEHQPPDPPARPTTLGRGSYAETLRVADLLRKETIGGMLLVAAAVVAIVWANSPFAGSYVALRDLEVGYEPWHLRLSLGAWASDGLLAIFFFMVGLELKREVMIGDLRRWDRAVVPVAAAVGGVVVPALVYVAVNQGSPDALVGWAVPTATDIAFAVAVLAIIGSHLPPALRIFLLTLAVVDDLIAILIIALVYSSGIEPQMLLWALLPLAAYALLARRRRLIFRSGQLPAWLLLLPVGAVFWALVHASGIHATIAGVVLGFAVPARLRPEAGEPDGPDDHGLAEIFEHRLRPLSAGLAVPVFAFFSAGVTVGGWDGLTTALASTVTLGIVAGLVVGKIVGITGTTYLVTRLTRSELDPSLRWIDVVGVSALGGIGFTVSLLVAELSFGAGTELGDHAKVGIFLASLVAALLGAAVLTARNRHYAQLAEADSVDLDADGIPDAYQ; this comes from the coding sequence ATGTCGAGCACCGAGCACCAGCCGCCGGACCCTCCGGCCCGCCCGACCACGCTGGGCCGCGGCAGCTACGCCGAGACGCTGCGCGTGGCGGACCTGCTGCGCAAGGAGACCATCGGCGGGATGCTCCTCGTCGCGGCCGCCGTCGTGGCGATCGTCTGGGCCAACTCCCCGTTCGCGGGCAGCTACGTCGCGCTGCGCGACCTCGAGGTCGGCTACGAGCCGTGGCACCTGAGGCTGAGCCTGGGCGCCTGGGCCTCCGACGGGCTGCTGGCCATCTTCTTCTTCATGGTGGGACTGGAGCTCAAGCGCGAGGTGATGATCGGCGACCTGCGCCGCTGGGACCGGGCGGTCGTGCCGGTCGCCGCGGCCGTCGGCGGGGTGGTCGTGCCGGCCCTCGTCTACGTCGCGGTCAACCAGGGCTCGCCGGACGCCCTGGTCGGGTGGGCGGTCCCGACGGCGACCGACATCGCCTTCGCGGTGGCGGTGCTGGCGATCATCGGCTCGCACCTGCCGCCCGCGCTGCGGATCTTCCTGCTCACGCTCGCCGTCGTCGACGACCTCATCGCCATCCTCATCATCGCCCTCGTCTACTCCTCGGGGATCGAGCCGCAGATGCTGCTGTGGGCGCTGCTGCCGCTGGCCGCCTACGCCCTGCTCGCTCGGCGGCGGCGGCTGATCTTCCGGTCCGGCCAGCTGCCGGCCTGGCTGCTGCTCCTGCCGGTCGGTGCCGTGTTCTGGGCGCTGGTGCACGCCTCCGGCATCCACGCCACCATCGCCGGCGTCGTGCTGGGCTTCGCCGTGCCGGCCCGGCTGCGCCCCGAGGCCGGCGAGCCGGACGGCCCGGACGACCACGGTCTGGCCGAGATCTTCGAGCACCGGCTGCGGCCGCTGTCCGCGGGCCTGGCGGTGCCGGTCTTCGCCTTCTTCTCCGCCGGCGTCACCGTCGGCGGCTGGGACGGTCTGACCACCGCGCTGGCCTCCACGGTCACGCTGGGCATCGTCGCGGGCCTGGTCGTCGGCAAGATCGTCGGCATCACCGGCACCACCTACCTCGTCACCCGGCTGACCCGCTCCGAGCTGGACCCCTCGCTTCGCTGGATCGACGTCGTCGGCGTCTCCGCGCTGGGCGGCATCGGCTTCACCGTCTCCCTGCTCGTCGCCGAGCTCAGCTTCGGTGCCGGCACCGAGCTGGGCGACCACGCCAAGGTCGGCATCTTCCTCGCCTCGCTGGTCGCGGCGCTCCTCGGGGCCGCCGTCCTCACCGCGCGCAACCGCCACTACGCCCAGCTCGCGGAGGCGGACAGCGTCGACCTGGACGCGGACGGCATACCGGACGCCTATCAGTAG